One window from the genome of Pseudanabaena yagii GIHE-NHR1 encodes:
- the rpmG gene encoding 50S ribosomal protein L33 has product MAKNKGVRLVITLECTECRTNANKRSPGVSRYTTMKNRRNTTARLELKKFCPHCNSHTVHKEIK; this is encoded by the coding sequence ATGGCTAAAAACAAAGGTGTCCGTCTCGTTATTACGCTAGAGTGCACCGAATGTCGCACCAATGCCAATAAGCGATCGCCTGGTGTATCTCGTTATACGACCATGAAAAATCGTCGTAATACCACTGCAAGATTAGAACTCAAAAAGTTCTGCCCTCATTGCAACTCTCACACTGTTCACAAAGAAATCAAGTAG
- a CDS encoding DUF3326 domain-containing protein, whose translation MNLKSSSPSFNVLLLVPTGINAAIGGYAGDALPVARAIASIADNVITHPNVLNGASLYWSMPNVLYTEGYALDRMAKDDWGLRAVRSNRIGIILDRGMKSDLELRHRQAIAAAQATLGLNISDVLVTDRDLGVELRSGESGATWGTIANLDSLLRAAEKLIKVSQVEAIAVVARFPDDPDSEALQNYRQGKGVDALAGAEAVISHAIVREFAIPCAHAPALQPLPLDPSVSPRAAAEELGYTFLPCVLVGLSRAPKIITNRNLLKPDDITADDINAIVTPYSACGGAGLLALNPLPHVQTIFVKENQTALEVTPEILGLKGVVVENYWEAIGVLTAMKAGINPRSLRNYPNL comes from the coding sequence ATGAATTTAAAATCTTCTTCCCCATCTTTTAATGTCTTACTACTAGTGCCTACTGGCATTAATGCCGCTATTGGTGGCTATGCAGGTGATGCTTTGCCAGTGGCGAGAGCGATCGCCTCAATAGCGGATAACGTAATCACCCATCCCAATGTCTTAAACGGCGCAAGTTTATATTGGTCAATGCCAAATGTGTTATACACCGAGGGATATGCCCTTGATCGCATGGCAAAGGATGACTGGGGACTGCGTGCGGTCAGATCTAATCGCATAGGTATAATTCTCGATCGCGGTATGAAATCAGACTTAGAATTACGTCACCGTCAAGCGATTGCGGCGGCACAAGCGACATTAGGATTGAATATTAGCGATGTATTAGTGACCGATCGCGATCTGGGTGTGGAATTGAGATCGGGGGAGTCGGGCGCGACATGGGGAACGATCGCCAATCTCGATAGTTTACTCAGAGCCGCCGAGAAATTGATTAAAGTTTCTCAAGTAGAAGCGATCGCAGTAGTCGCCAGATTTCCCGATGATCCTGATAGCGAGGCATTACAAAACTATCGCCAAGGCAAAGGGGTGGATGCTCTCGCAGGAGCCGAAGCCGTAATTAGTCATGCGATCGTGCGCGAATTTGCCATACCTTGCGCCCATGCCCCTGCCTTACAACCATTACCACTCGATCCAAGCGTTTCGCCCCGTGCGGCGGCTGAGGAACTAGGTTATACATTTCTGCCCTGTGTATTAGTCGGATTAAGTCGCGCCCCGAAAATCATTACCAATCGCAATCTGCTTAAGCCTGATGATATTACGGCTGATGATATCAATGCGATCGTTACGCCTTACAGTGCTTGCGGTGGTGCGGGTTTATTAGCACTTAATCCATTACCCCATGTCCAAACTATTTTTGTGAAGGAAAATCAAACGGCGCTAGAAGTTACCCCTGAGATATTGGGATTAAAAGGTGTTGTAGTTGAAAATTATTGGGAAGCGATCGGGGTTTTAACCGCAATGAAAGCAGGAATTAATCCTCGCAGCTTACGAAATTACCCAAACCTATAA
- the rpsR gene encoding 30S ribosomal protein S18 has protein sequence MAINSSFYRKRLSPIAPAAKIDYKDVELLRKYITERGKILPRRITGLTAKQQRALTTAIKQARVVALLPFINKEG, from the coding sequence ATGGCAATTAACTCCTCTTTTTATCGCAAGCGCCTCTCTCCGATCGCGCCTGCTGCCAAAATCGACTATAAAGATGTCGAATTACTGCGTAAGTACATCACCGAACGTGGCAAAATTCTTCCCCGTCGTATTACAGGTTTGACCGCAAAGCAACAACGTGCTTTGACCACAGCGATTAAACAAGCTCGTGTAGTTGCATTACTGCCTTTCATCAACAAAGAAGGTTAG
- the recF gene encoding DNA replication/repair protein RecF (All proteins in this family for which functions are known are DNA-binding proteins that assist the filamentation of RecA onto DNA for the initiation of recombination or recombinational repair.) — protein sequence MYLKSLHIKQFRNYIDQEVAFTAPKTVIVGNNAQGKSNLLEAVLLLATLRSHRVSKDRDLVKNGESIGEIIAICQRSRSPESYPVELGMRMRSSGKRTLTVNAVNQARHLDFLGNLNAVMFSSLDLDLVRGSPESRRNWLDTVLIQLEPIYINLLQQYNQVLRQRNALLKSIKQGQISYEPQQMALWDAQLVTAGTRLIRRRSRLLERLTPIARHWHQAISGGSEHLEITYVPKFEFAPTDLVEDIHQAFFEAIFQKTIIEQHQGTSLVGPHRDEVSLTINATPAREYGSQGQQRTLVLALKLAELELLESVLGEPPLLLLDDVLAELDLQRQDHLLNAIGDRVQTIITTTHLGSFDAQWLNSARIFQVENGKISF from the coding sequence ATGTATCTCAAATCTCTCCACATTAAGCAGTTTCGTAACTACATCGATCAGGAAGTCGCTTTCACTGCGCCCAAGACTGTCATAGTGGGTAATAATGCTCAGGGCAAATCAAACCTACTAGAAGCAGTCTTACTATTAGCGACTTTGCGATCGCACCGTGTGAGTAAAGATCGAGATCTAGTAAAAAATGGCGAGTCGATTGGCGAAATTATTGCTATCTGTCAGCGATCGCGATCGCCTGAAAGCTATCCCGTAGAGTTAGGAATGCGGATGCGCTCTAGTGGCAAACGCACTTTAACTGTAAATGCTGTAAATCAGGCAAGACATTTAGATTTTCTCGGCAATTTAAATGCCGTTATGTTTTCCAGTTTAGATTTAGACTTAGTGCGTGGTAGTCCTGAAAGTCGGCGCAATTGGCTGGATACAGTTTTAATTCAATTAGAGCCGATTTATATTAATCTGTTGCAGCAATATAACCAAGTTTTGCGCCAGAGAAATGCTTTACTCAAATCAATTAAACAGGGACAAATAAGCTATGAACCGCAACAAATGGCGCTCTGGGATGCTCAGTTAGTTACAGCGGGAACCAGATTAATTAGAAGACGATCTCGTTTACTAGAACGCTTAACCCCCATCGCAAGGCATTGGCATCAAGCTATTAGCGGTGGTAGTGAGCATTTAGAAATTACCTATGTCCCTAAATTTGAGTTTGCACCAACAGATCTAGTTGAGGATATTCATCAGGCTTTTTTTGAGGCAATTTTCCAAAAAACAATCATTGAACAACATCAAGGTACAAGTTTAGTTGGTCCTCATCGCGATGAAGTTTCCCTCACGATTAATGCTACGCCTGCGCGTGAGTATGGCTCTCAAGGTCAACAACGGACTTTAGTATTAGCTCTAAAACTAGCGGAGTTAGAATTACTGGAATCCGTACTTGGAGAACCACCATTATTATTGTTAGATGATGTACTAGCTGAGCTAGATCTTCAACGCCAAGATCATCTATTAAATGCAATTGGCGATCGCGTGCAAACAATAATTACCACAACCCATCTAGGATCGTTTGATGCTCAGTGGTTAAATTCCGCCCGAATTTTTCAAGTAGAAAATGGCAAAATTTCATTCTAA
- a CDS encoding helix-turn-helix transcriptional regulator codes for MVDPSQPTQQSDTEMLAVPKELALSIREIIYLYHHHNKQNVLEAVRNMIAAAKDDQIYPILKNQNLTNYSHNSELENDEDFRKSWDDILNVQVYIDTEIFGELDPRPPALVEINSNSVDSETVIQHTEATEAYVQAWKELAQNMSSFPDDLFTRLWTTIEIAKIVECSPSSLRRARRSGRLPIRIKNLILDCISHDGKRSLWFVRPA; via the coding sequence GTGGTCGATCCATCTCAACCAACACAGCAATCAGATACGGAAATGCTAGCCGTGCCGAAGGAGCTTGCATTATCGATTCGAGAGATTATCTATCTCTATCATCATCACAATAAACAAAACGTCCTAGAAGCTGTCAGAAATATGATCGCCGCAGCTAAAGATGATCAGATTTACCCAATATTAAAAAATCAAAATTTAACCAATTATTCCCATAACTCAGAATTAGAAAATGACGAAGACTTTCGTAAAAGTTGGGATGACATATTAAATGTCCAAGTTTACATTGATACTGAAATTTTTGGAGAGTTAGATCCGCGCCCACCTGCCCTTGTTGAGATAAATAGCAACAGTGTAGATAGTGAGACGGTAATTCAACATACCGAGGCAACTGAAGCCTATGTGCAGGCATGGAAAGAATTGGCGCAAAATATGTCTTCTTTCCCTGATGATTTATTTACGCGACTCTGGACAACTATAGAAATTGCTAAAATTGTCGAATGTTCACCAAGTAGTTTACGGCGTGCGCGTAGAAGTGGTCGTTTACCCATTCGCATCAAAAATCTCATTCTCGATTGCATCTCCCATGATGGTAAGCGAAGTTTATGGTTTGTCCGTCCAGCTTAA
- a CDS encoding aromatic ring-hydroxylating dioxygenase subunit alpha codes for MVATKEVSLPRNCTFSSTDWQALAPFWYPVAFSHEITTEKPYGTHLLDERLVIYRVSDGSVIVAKDLCLHRGAPLSLGWIENDRLVCPYHGVQYDCNAKCVHIPAQPEATIPSRLKLKTYPVMERYGLVWTRLIDNGAVPFPEFDEWEDPDYIQVLPNSVDLDAAAGRQVEGFLDVSHFAFIHAKSFGEKDNPEVPDYSIEQTASGFRADYISTVSNYAHGMKHLAPPDFLWRRLFELFIPFTAKLTVFFPHGNLHILNAASPISARKTRLFVPICRNFDKDAPLQNTLDFNDQVFYEDKAIVEEQWPEDLPICLADEVHIAGDKSSIAFRKKLAAIGLGKSFTS; via the coding sequence ATGGTAGCAACCAAAGAAGTATCTTTGCCACGCAATTGCACTTTTAGTTCAACTGATTGGCAAGCGCTTGCACCCTTCTGGTATCCCGTTGCATTTTCCCATGAGATCACAACTGAAAAGCCCTATGGCACACACCTATTAGACGAAAGATTGGTGATTTATCGAGTTTCCGATGGCTCGGTTATTGTTGCTAAAGATCTATGCCTGCATCGTGGCGCACCCCTGAGTTTAGGTTGGATTGAAAACGATCGCCTCGTTTGTCCTTATCATGGTGTGCAATATGACTGCAATGCTAAATGTGTTCATATTCCCGCTCAGCCTGAAGCCACAATTCCATCAAGACTTAAACTTAAGACCTATCCAGTAATGGAGCGCTATGGGTTAGTCTGGACAAGATTGATCGATAATGGTGCAGTTCCATTTCCTGAATTTGATGAATGGGAAGATCCAGATTATATTCAGGTGTTACCTAATTCCGTGGATTTGGATGCGGCAGCAGGGCGACAAGTGGAAGGATTCTTAGATGTCAGTCACTTTGCCTTTATCCATGCGAAGTCTTTTGGGGAAAAGGATAATCCCGAAGTGCCAGACTATAGCATCGAGCAAACAGCCTCTGGATTCAGAGCCGACTATATCAGTACTGTTAGCAACTACGCTCATGGCATGAAGCATTTAGCTCCACCTGATTTTTTGTGGCGCAGACTATTTGAACTGTTTATTCCCTTCACCGCCAAGTTGACTGTTTTCTTTCCTCATGGCAATCTACATATTCTCAACGCGGCTTCGCCAATTTCGGCACGGAAAACGCGATTGTTTGTTCCGATTTGTCGAAACTTTGATAAAGATGCGCCTCTACAAAACACTCTCGATTTTAATGATCAGGTATTTTATGAGGACAAGGCGATCGTTGAGGAGCAATGGCCAGAGGATTTGCCAATTTGCCTTGCGGACGAGGTACATATTGCAGGCGACAAAAGCTCGATCGCTTTTCGTAAAAAGCTGGCAGCGATCGGCTTAGGCAAATCTTTTACTTCGTAG
- a CDS encoding type II toxin-antitoxin system VapC family toxin, translating into MRLLLDTHIFLWFLNGDPQLSSQFRDYIQDPNNNVYLSVVSVWEATIKYQLGKLPFPESPATYLPRQRIRHQIDSLQIDEASITQLIRLPPLHRDPFDRLLICQSIQHNLTIVTADQAIINYPIVQILK; encoded by the coding sequence ATGCGATTGCTTCTTGACACACATATTTTTCTTTGGTTTCTTAATGGAGATCCTCAACTTTCTTCACAGTTTCGCGACTACATCCAAGACCCCAATAACAATGTCTACCTGAGCGTTGTATCTGTTTGGGAAGCCACAATTAAATATCAACTTGGTAAACTTCCTTTCCCAGAATCCCCTGCAACATATTTACCAAGACAACGTATTCGACATCAAATCGATAGCCTACAAATTGACGAAGCTAGTATTACACAACTAATTCGATTACCACCTTTACATAGAGATCCCTTTGATCGACTTTTAATTTGTCAATCTATTCAGCATAATTTAACGATAGTGACTGCCGATCAAGCGATCATTAACTATCCAATAGTTCAAATTCTAAAATGA
- a CDS encoding DUF2281 domain-containing protein → MTKPRFVINANIQENKQMTTREKLIQEISHVPEELVEELFDFLLFTQTRRQQNKTLKEPRPYALCAGEFTVPQNFDDPLPEDILKDFE, encoded by the coding sequence ATGACTAAACCTAGATTTGTCATAAATGCAAATATCCAAGAGAACAAACAAATGACTACCAGAGAAAAACTTATTCAAGAAATCTCCCACGTTCCTGAAGAACTAGTAGAAGAGCTTTTTGACTTCTTGCTATTCACACAAACTCGCAGACAACAAAATAAAACCTTAAAAGAACCAAGACCCTATGCCCTCTGTGCTGGCGAATTTACTGTTCCTCAAAACTTTGACGACCCTTTACCAGAAGATATCTTAAAAGACTTTGAATAG
- a CDS encoding ATP-binding protein, which produces MMSSPDLFKRLGLGNISLYWIMLVPFVVQIVGSVGLVGYLSYRSGESAIDKLANQIMQEVGDRIDQSLHSYLHKPTEINQNNAANIKLGMLDWQNLAAVEKYFWQQSQIFTDISSVAIATEQKEILIVENLEDGSRAIRVRDQSTNYNWDTYLADTAGNRQQLIRRSATYDPHNDPPNHPWYGHAKNARRAVWRINVSLANPNQPSLIAVNFLPFSDRNNQFQGVLGTAVSLTHLGDLLQKLKIGKTGQAFVIERNGQMIGMSTGEIPFRQGLLAPLTENTAKNVDPNNRRFSVLNSQNALTRITAQYLTEKFGGLDNIKDRQQLRFEKEGIHYFVQILPLKRDSSHQDLDWLAVIVIPEADFMAEIQENANRTFWLCVLTLLVSTGIGLLLARWITTPIKRLGKASQDLVNGDWQALPEDIAIAELNTLARSFNWMADQFYQSFDQVNQSLRESEAKFSTIFQVSPDPAWIATLAEGRCLYVNQSLCHFLGADQNKIIGHTCRELNLWGDPEDMYRYWDVLHREGRIENFEVVVRTATKELKTVLISAICMSLDGQDCVIGIMKDISDRKKTEIELQESQAKLNTAYTEQSILFNAMSDVVLVRNSEGSCIKIAATKDLNLKGTREEVLSQSIYEELPHDAAETIVRTIQTALKNNQIANCEYKLEIDDREMWFATSISPLTEDTVIQISRDITERKQSEIILANAKEAAEAATKAKSEFLANMSHEIRTPMNGVLVMAQLLATSELTTDQEELVQTIIESGDILLTIINDILDFSKIESGMLEIEQREFILEDVINSVFSLMYNQAESKHIHLYYSIHPDVPKSVIGDSSRLRQILINLVGNAIKFTPKGNISVSINAIPLPDTSQYELKFAITDSGIGIQGDRLINLFQAFTQADTSISRRYGGTGLGLAISRRLVELMGGTIWVESFGQVGGNPPLNWQSDLITQGATFYFVIHVGSNVTM; this is translated from the coding sequence ATGATGTCTTCTCCAGACTTATTCAAACGCCTTGGGCTGGGAAACATCTCCCTATATTGGATTATGCTTGTACCCTTTGTGGTGCAGATTGTCGGCTCAGTAGGACTTGTAGGCTATTTATCTTATCGTAGTGGTGAATCAGCAATTGATAAATTAGCTAATCAAATTATGCAGGAGGTAGGCGATCGCATTGACCAAAGCCTCCATAGTTATCTGCACAAGCCTACGGAGATCAATCAAAATAATGCTGCTAACATAAAACTGGGAATGCTCGATTGGCAAAATTTGGCAGCCGTAGAAAAATATTTTTGGCAGCAATCTCAAATATTTACGGATATATCTTCCGTGGCGATCGCTACAGAACAAAAGGAAATTCTCATAGTTGAAAATTTAGAGGATGGTTCCCGTGCCATTCGCGTCAGAGATCAATCCACAAATTACAATTGGGATACCTATCTTGCCGATACAGCAGGTAATCGGCAGCAGCTAATTAGACGCTCTGCAACCTATGATCCCCACAACGATCCGCCCAATCATCCTTGGTATGGACATGCTAAAAATGCTAGAAGAGCAGTCTGGAGAATTAATGTCTCTCTAGCCAATCCGAATCAACCTTCCCTAATCGCTGTAAATTTTTTGCCCTTTAGCGATCGCAATAATCAATTTCAAGGTGTATTAGGAACTGCGGTCTCCTTGACTCATTTAGGAGATCTCTTGCAAAAGCTCAAAATTGGGAAAACAGGGCAAGCCTTTGTGATTGAGCGTAATGGTCAAATGATTGGGATGTCCACAGGTGAAATTCCCTTTCGACAAGGTTTACTTGCACCATTGACAGAAAACACTGCCAAAAATGTTGATCCGAATAATCGCCGCTTTAGTGTTTTAAATAGTCAAAATGCGCTAACGAGAATTACTGCTCAATATCTGACAGAAAAGTTTGGAGGACTCGATAACATTAAAGATCGTCAACAATTGCGATTTGAGAAAGAAGGAATACATTATTTTGTACAGATTTTGCCTCTGAAGCGAGACAGTAGCCATCAGGATTTAGATTGGTTAGCGGTGATTGTAATTCCTGAAGCAGACTTTATGGCTGAGATTCAGGAAAATGCGAATAGAACCTTTTGGTTATGCGTCCTGACTTTATTGGTGTCCACGGGCATTGGGCTGCTGCTTGCGCGCTGGATTACAACTCCAATTAAGCGCCTAGGCAAAGCCAGTCAGGATCTAGTGAATGGTGATTGGCAAGCTTTACCAGAAGATATTGCGATCGCGGAATTAAATACCCTTGCCCGATCCTTTAATTGGATGGCTGATCAGTTTTATCAATCTTTTGATCAAGTCAATCAATCTCTACGGGAATCAGAAGCTAAATTTTCTACTATTTTTCAGGTTAGCCCCGATCCTGCATGGATTGCGACCTTAGCAGAGGGTAGATGCTTATATGTCAATCAGAGTTTGTGTCATTTTTTGGGAGCTGACCAAAATAAGATCATCGGTCATACCTGTAGGGAACTGAATTTATGGGGTGATCCTGAGGATATGTATCGTTACTGGGACGTACTGCATCGGGAAGGGCGCATCGAAAATTTTGAAGTAGTAGTTCGCACCGCAACGAAAGAGCTTAAGACAGTCTTGATATCCGCAATTTGCATGTCTTTGGATGGTCAGGATTGCGTGATTGGCATTATGAAAGATATTAGCGATCGCAAAAAAACAGAAATAGAACTACAAGAAAGTCAAGCAAAGCTCAATACTGCCTATACAGAGCAAAGTATCTTATTTAATGCTATGAGTGATGTGGTTCTAGTTCGCAATTCTGAAGGAAGTTGCATCAAAATAGCTGCAACTAAAGATTTAAATTTAAAGGGAACTCGTGAAGAAGTTTTAAGCCAATCAATTTACGAAGAGTTACCCCATGATGCTGCTGAGACAATTGTAAGAACGATTCAAACCGCATTAAAAAATAATCAGATTGCAAATTGCGAATACAAATTAGAAATTGATGATCGCGAAATGTGGTTTGCCACCAGTATTTCACCGCTAACGGAAGATACAGTAATCCAAATTTCACGAGACATCACCGAACGGAAGCAATCTGAAATTATTTTAGCTAATGCCAAAGAAGCTGCCGAAGCGGCGACCAAGGCGAAGAGTGAGTTTCTTGCGAACATGAGTCATGAAATTCGCACCCCTATGAATGGTGTCTTAGTTATGGCGCAGTTACTTGCTACTAGTGAACTGACAACAGATCAAGAGGAACTTGTCCAAACCATTATCGAAAGTGGCGATATTCTATTGACGATTATTAATGACATTTTAGATTTTTCTAAAATTGAATCGGGAATGTTGGAAATAGAACAAAGAGAGTTTATTTTAGAAGATGTGATTAATTCAGTTTTCAGCCTCATGTATAATCAAGCTGAAAGCAAACATATCCATCTCTACTATTCCATTCATCCTGATGTGCCTAAAAGCGTGATTGGAGATAGCTCGCGATTACGTCAAATTTTGATTAATTTAGTTGGTAATGCAATTAAGTTTACGCCAAAGGGAAATATATCTGTTTCGATTAACGCTATTCCCTTACCTGATACTTCACAATATGAGTTGAAATTTGCAATAACAGATAGTGGTATTGGTATTCAAGGCGATCGCCTCATTAATCTCTTCCAAGCCTTTACCCAAGCTGATACCTCGATTAGCCGCCGCTATGGTGGTACTGGACTAGGTTTGGCGATTAGTAGGAGATTGGTTGAACTAATGGGAGGCACAATTTGGGTAGAGAGTTTTGGACAAGTTGGAGGCAATCCTCCTCTAAACTGGCAATCAGATCTCATCACTCAAGGGGCAACATTTTATTTTGTGATTCATGTTGGGAGCAATGTAACAATGTGA
- a CDS encoding histone deacetylase family protein has product MLTSNLEIDSPPTNKFPIIYSDIFLEHDTGTYHPEKAGRLTAIVDTLKNSAIAPQLIWQEPTSIKSRQRSGFDILQEVRRFHTQEYIEALRQLTNQGGGYIDGDTIASWQSYDVALLAVSAWLDGVDIVINSGRPAFVLARPPGHHARAHTGMGFCIFGNAAIAAMSAIDRLNLQRVAILDWDVHHGNGTQEAVWDRHDIAYISTHQSPFYPMTGHQDETGEHENILNIPMRANSTITEYLPIFENQIIPFLKNFNPDLLIVSAGFDANADDPLASVLLKPEDFGTLTKLCLEVTPKILFGLEGGYDFNSLSRSVVSVIEQCLKK; this is encoded by the coding sequence ATGTTGACATCTAACTTAGAGATTGATTCTCCACCTACTAATAAATTCCCAATTATTTATTCTGATATTTTTCTAGAACATGATACAGGCACTTATCATCCTGAGAAAGCAGGTCGCCTTACTGCCATAGTTGATACTTTGAAAAATTCGGCGATCGCCCCACAGTTAATTTGGCAGGAACCAACTTCCATCAAATCACGACAGCGATCGGGATTTGATATCTTACAAGAAGTGCGGCGTTTTCACACTCAGGAATATATCGAGGCTCTCCGTCAATTAACAAATCAGGGTGGTGGCTATATTGACGGAGATACGATCGCTTCTTGGCAAAGTTACGATGTGGCTCTTTTAGCCGTTAGTGCATGGCTCGATGGTGTGGATATAGTGATTAATTCTGGTCGCCCTGCCTTTGTGCTAGCACGTCCCCCCGGACATCATGCTCGCGCTCATACAGGAATGGGTTTTTGTATCTTTGGTAATGCGGCGATCGCGGCGATGTCAGCAATTGATCGCTTAAATCTTCAGCGTGTCGCTATTCTCGATTGGGACGTACATCATGGCAATGGCACACAGGAAGCAGTATGGGATCGCCATGACATTGCCTACATTTCTACGCATCAATCACCTTTTTATCCCATGACAGGGCATCAAGATGAAACGGGTGAACATGAAAATATTTTGAATATTCCCATGCGAGCAAATTCGACTATTACCGAATATTTACCAATATTTGAAAATCAAATTATCCCATTTCTCAAAAACTTTAATCCCGACCTCCTAATCGTCAGTGCAGGTTTTGATGCCAATGCTGACGATCCCCTTGCGAGTGTTTTGCTGAAACCAGAGGATTTCGGTACTTTGACAAAGCTTTGTCTAGAGGTAACGCCTAAAATCTTATTTGGTCTAGAAGGTGGTTATGACTTCAATAGCCTTTCGCGATCGGTCGTTAGTGTCATTGAGCAATGCCTAAAAAAATAA
- a CDS encoding AbrB family transcriptional regulator yields the protein MAKVKQPVQLSGEALLQKVKELEHLSKEEKAKACGYATITKNNQARVNLMKFYNALMEADGVELEAKGSGKGGRSASYRVSVQKNGNLLIGSAYTQLMGLKAGDELEIRLGRKHIHLRQVGADDEE from the coding sequence ATGGCAAAAGTCAAACAACCCGTCCAACTCTCTGGTGAAGCTTTGTTGCAGAAAGTCAAAGAACTAGAGCACCTATCAAAAGAAGAAAAAGCTAAAGCTTGTGGATACGCAACCATCACCAAAAACAATCAAGCTCGTGTTAACTTGATGAAATTTTATAATGCTTTGATGGAAGCAGATGGGGTTGAGCTTGAAGCTAAAGGAAGCGGCAAAGGCGGACGTAGTGCTAGTTATCGTGTAAGTGTTCAAAAGAATGGCAACCTATTAATCGGTTCAGCCTACACACAACTTATGGGTTTAAAGGCTGGTGATGAGTTAGAAATTCGTCTCGGACGCAAACATATTCATCTACGTCAAGTTGGTGCAGACGACGAAGAATAA